A region from the Nostoc sp. HK-01 genome encodes:
- a CDS encoding transferase hexapeptide repeat protein — translation MSNQKHFSKSQRFKELLLITLLGDIPTLALGTKLRSWLYRIIFAQLDSSVYIQNGVEFLGADKISIGKRAHIFKGVRIDAQGHSNNQIYLSHGVAIERNVDIGCLDNTSIYIDEETFIGPDVCIAGPGDITIGKRCLIAAHSGIYANNHNFSNPLEPIKSQGITRQGIVIEDDCWLGHGVTVLDGVTIGEGSVIGAGAVVTKDIPPFSVAVGVPARVVKNRMSQQLSERGVGISSP, via the coding sequence ATGAGTAACCAAAAACATTTTTCCAAATCCCAACGCTTCAAAGAATTACTGCTCATCACATTGTTAGGGGATATTCCAACTCTTGCTCTTGGCACAAAACTCCGGAGTTGGTTATATCGCATTATTTTTGCTCAGTTGGATAGCTCAGTTTATATACAAAATGGTGTGGAATTTTTGGGAGCAGATAAAATTAGCATCGGTAAAAGAGCGCATATTTTTAAAGGTGTGAGAATCGATGCTCAAGGACACTCAAATAATCAAATTTATTTAAGTCATGGGGTGGCTATAGAACGTAACGTTGATATTGGCTGTTTAGACAACACATCCATCTACATCGACGAAGAAACCTTTATTGGCCCTGATGTATGTATTGCGGGGCCAGGAGATATTACCATTGGCAAGCGCTGTCTAATTGCCGCCCACTCAGGCATATATGCTAACAATCATAATTTTTCTAATCCTCTAGAACCAATTAAATCTCAAGGCATTACTCGTCAAGGAATTGTCATTGAAGATGATTGTTGGTTGGGACATGGAGTGACAGTATTAGATGGTGTAACGATTGGTGAAGGCAGTGTGATTGGCGCAGGTGCAGTTGTCACTAAAGATATTCCGCCATTCTCCGTGGCAGTAGGTGTACCTGCACGAGTTGTCAAAAATCGGATGAGTCAGCAATTATCCGAGAGAGGCGTAGGCATTTCTTCACCATAA